A genomic region of Raphanus sativus cultivar WK10039 chromosome 6, ASM80110v3, whole genome shotgun sequence contains the following coding sequences:
- the LOC130495607 gene encoding uncharacterized protein LOC130495607, translating to MKKVSFLCLCCITILATSLSLNVVSSQDMAVNAPNKIKDIEPYISNRAIGFVLKLEDECPIREKLSSFFEKLKDLLKLESSVTSMIEDNEPKTFISHMKSKADNLLQTMLMIGRGLLSSSVRKEMFKVIKSLTELHAAIGKVITEKHIKGDGTMSLSLEQKNAVENAVSQWEVTITRIVKIVVEAKSTSSSGTSGEESSTTEKNSTSVNKSMLESNKRNSGSMQENSNGVNESNEDSRNDVAMEAKEGNRVEDVKGGNEVFSMNGETMHTKSGNDVSNKEKEVEVQGESIGDSTKDVNLDNKEDLKREVGAKNDGSSMTEKSETQRNDKESTKNTNLENEGKGRNTGDSHTDKNLDTKEDVKSEVDARNDGSSMTENSEGIQVNNDVFTKDTNLKNKESGARTNDEDHTKDNGEETPENNGENVKDVNLENNKDNKEVKDNGLVETSTNHENSSEEKREHTQGGTDVSMNGEVMHAKGENVDSNKENEIEFPGESIGNSTKDINLENKEDVKSEVETNKNDESFMKEKQRNSQGNDRISTKDQNVESIGAPEEITNHKTVETMKNNGDHVKENREENNGESMKDADLENNEDKKELKDNGIVETKTSNESSVKEKQEEAQGSNEVSMNGQMDYLGENVDSNNKKVVEFRKGHAEDSNKDSNSKAEAIRNDGNSTKGKGEEAEGKNGVSTEDKKLENIKGEQELNNNIPVETKTDKETTSEEEKEKNHVNNDKSTYGADNKESKDVKLEEARENKKENTDNKWGEAKENEESFMGEHQKEVSVDKKGDNKEIIDEKSLESKENKKKFMQENQEETPRSSTGDITKVNNKEDKKKSKDIGSTEANENNESTMKESHQDSHGKGDEYTDLDSKEGKDDGSIETTENKESSTNKMQEQVQGSSRDTIKVHKNEPIEARPIESIEKDVQKGGGDPMQYKKDKNKNTSDVNSEKIDKEKKRYGNSKPKKKQKKENEDHKSKKIEENKKKIYNKSISNNNKEEKKKQKEHKEHKSKKEEEEKRKENERN from the exons ATgaaaaaagtttcttttttgtgCTTATGTTGCATCACCATCTTGGCAACAAGTTTAAGTCTTAATGTAGTTTCATCACAGGACATGGCCGTGAACGCGCCAAACAAGATTAAAGATATAGAGCCGTACATCTCTAACAGAGCCATTGGGTTCGTTTTAAAGCTGGAGGATGAGTGTCCTATAAGAGAAAAGCTAAGTTCATTCTTTGAGAAACTAAAGGATCTCTTGAAGTTGGAGTCTTCTGTTACATCGATGATCGAAGACAATGAGCCTAAAACGTTCATCTCCCATATGAAGTCTAAAGCCGATAATCTCCTCCAAACGATGTTGATGATTGGGAGAGGACTG TTGAGTTCAAGTGTAAGGAAGGAGATGTTTAAAGTGATAAAATCGCTCACTGAGTTACATGCTGCGATCGGTAAAGTTATTACGGAGAAACATATAAAAGGGGACGGAACAATGTCACTTTCTTTGGAACAAAAGAATGCTGTTGAAAATGCGGTATCTCAATGGGAGGTAACAATCACCCGAATCGTGAAGATTGTTGTGGAAGCTAAGTCGACAAGTTCAAGTGGGACTTCAGGTGAAGAGAGCAGCACTACTGAAAAAAACAGTACTTCAGTGAATAAATCCATGTTGGaatcaaataaaagaaattcTGGATCCATGCAAGAAAATTCAAATGGAGTTAATGAAAGCAATGAAGATTCCAGAAATGATGTAGCTATGGAGGCCAAAGAAGGCAATAGAGTGGAAGATGTTAAAGGAGGTAATGAAGTTT TTTCTATGAATGGAGAAACAATGCATACTAAAAGTGGAAATGATGTTTCTAATAAGGAGAAGGAAGTAGAGGTTCAAGGAGAAAGTATTGGAGACTCCACTAAAGATGTAAATTTGGATAATAAAGAAGATCTTAAAAGAG AAGTTGGTGCTAAGAATGATGGAAGTTCCATGACTGAAAAGTCAGAAACTCAAAGAAATGATAAAGAATCTACAAAAAATACTAACTTAGAGAACGAAGGAA AAGGAA GAAATACTGGAGATTCACACACTGACAAGAATTTGGATACTAAAGAGGATGTTAAGTCGGAGGTTGATGCTAGAAATGATGGAAGTTCCATGACTGAAAATTCGGAAGGCATTCAAGTAAACAATGATGTTTTTACAAAGGATACTAACTTGAAGAACAAAGAGAGTGGGGCTAGAACAAATGATGAAGATCACACAAAAGATAATGGGGAAGAGACTCCAGAAAATAATGGAGAAAATGTTAAAGATGTAAACTTGGAGAACAACAAAGATAATAAAGAAGTGAAGGATAATGGATTGGTAGAGACTAGTACAAATCATGAAAATTCTAGtgaagaaaagagagaacatACTCAAGGAGGCACTGACGTCTCTATGAATGGAGAAGTAATGCATGCCAAAGGTGAAAATGTAGATTCTAATAAGGAGAATGAAATAGAGTTTCCAGGAGAAAGTATTGGGAACTCTACCAAAGATATAAATTTGGAGAACAAAGAAGATGTTAAGTCGGAGGTAGAGACTAATAAAAATGATGAAAGTTTCATGAAGGAGAAGCAAAGAAATTCTCAAGGAAATGATCGAATTTCAACAAAAGATCAAAACGTGGAGAGCATAGGAGCACCTGAAGAGATTACAAATCACAAAACAGTAGAGACTATGAAAAATAATGGAGATCACGTGAAGGAAAATAGGGAAGAAAACAATGGAGAATCAATGAAGGATGCGGATTTAGAAAACAATGAGGATAAAAAAGAATTGAAGGACAATGGAATAGTAGAGACAAAGACAAGTAATGAAAGTTCTGTAAAAGAAAAGCAGGAAGAGGCTCAAGGAAGTAATGAAGTTTCAATGAATGGTCAAATGGATTATTTAGGTGAAAATGTTGATTCTAATAATAAGAAGGTTGTAGAGTTTAGAAAAGGACATGCTGAAGACTCAAATAAGGATTCTAATTCAAAGGCAGAGGCAATAAGAAATGATGGTAATTCTACGAAAGGGAAGGGAGAAGAGGCGGAAGGGAAAAATGGAGTTTCAACAGAAGATAAGAAATTAGAGAACATCAAAGGTGAACAAGAGTTAAATAACAATATACCGGTAGAGACGAAGACCGACAAAGAAACTACTtcggaagaagagaaagagaagaatcATGTAAACAATGACAAGTCCACATATGGTGCAGATAATAAAGAGTCTAAAGATGTTAAGTTGGAAGAGGCTagagaaaataagaaagagaATACAGATAATAAGTGGGGAGAGGCTAAGGAAAATGAAGAAAGTTTTATGGGGGAACACCAAAAAGAGGTTAGCGTTGACAAAAAAGGAGATAATAAAGAgattattgatgaaaaatcgtTGGAATctaaagaaaataagaaaaaattcaTGCAGGAAAACCAAGAAGAAACTCCAAGAAGTAGTACTGGAGACATTACTAAGGTAAATAACAAAGAAGATAAGAAAAAGTCAAAGGATATTGGATCAACCGAGGCTAATGAAAATAATGAGAGTACTATGAAAGAAAGTCATCAAGACTCTCATGGAAAAGGTGATGAATACACAGACCTAGACAGTAAAGAAGGTAAGGATGATGGATCTATAGAGACTACGGAAAATAAGGAAAGTTCTACGAATAAAATGCAAGAACAAGTGCAAGGAAGCAGTAGAGATACAATTAAGGTACACAAAAACGAACCTATAGAGGCGAGGCCAATAGAGAGTATAGAAAAAGATGTTCAAAAAGGAGGTGGAGACCCAATGCAATACAAAAAAGACAAGAACAAAAATACAAGTGATGTTAACTCagaaaaaatagataaagaGAAGAAAAGGTATGGAAACAgtaaaccaaagaaaaaacagaagaaagaaaatgaagaccataaatccaagaaaattgaagaaaataagaagaaaatatacaataaaagtatatccaacaacaacaaagaagagaaaaagaagcagaaagaacacaaagaacacaagtccaaaaaagaagaagaagaaaaaaggaaagagaacgaaagaaac
- the LOC108811699 gene encoding cytochrome P450 81D11-like gives METFYFILSLLFLFFSLKLLLRTRRRRLNLPPSPTRPFPVIGHLHLLKLPLHRTFLSLSKSLGGASIFSLRLGTRLVFVVSSHSVAEECFTKNDVVLANRPEFIVGKYIGYNSTTMVGSAYGDSWRNLRRIGTIEIFSSHRLNSFLSIRKDEIRRLILSLSKNPQQEYAKVEMGPLFMSLTINNILRMVAGKRFYGDGTEDDDEASHVRQLIAEVSVSSGAGNVADYFPILRWMTSYEKQVKELAGRVDGFLQSLVDEKRAEKVKGNTMIDHLLSLQETQPDYYTDVIIKGIIVVMIIAGTDTSGGTLEWAMANLLNHPEVLKRARTEIDEQIGSDRLIEEQDIAKLPYLRNIMSETLRLYPVVPMLLPHMASEDCKVAGYDVPRGTMVLVNAWAIHRDPKMWEEAEKFKPERFEKEGEDKKMLSFGMGRRACPGSGLAQRLVTLALGSLVQCFDWERDGEKYVDMTEAEKGTIMRKATPLKAMCRARPIVHKILDASCS, from the exons ATGGAAACTTTCTACTTCATCCTatctctcctcttcctcttcttttctttgAAGCTCTTGTTGAGAACACGGAGGCGCAGACTAAACCTACCACCGAGTCCAACTCGACCATTTCCGGTTATCGGACATCTCCACCTCCTAAAACTGCCGCTACACCGTacgtttctctctctctccaaatcACTAGGCGGCGCTTCCATTTTCTCCCTCCGCCTCGGCACACGTCTCGTTTTTGTGGTTTCTTCTCACTCAGTCGCGGAGGAATGCTTCACCAAGAACGACGTAGTTTTAGCTAACAGGCCGGAGTTTATCGTCGGAAAATACATCGGGTACAACTCAACCACCATGGTTGGTTCGGCTTATGGAGACAGCTGGCGCAACCTCCGTCGTATTGGCACTATTGAGATATTCTCGTCTCATAGACTCAATAGCTTCTTATCCATCCGTAAAGACGAGATCCGACGGCTGATATTATCCCTGTCTAAAAACCCTCAACAA GAATATGCCAAGGTGGAGATGGGACCATTGTTTATGAGCTTGACTATCAACAACATCCTTAGAATGGTGGCCGGAAAGAGATTCTACGGCGATGGAACAGAGGACGACGACGAGGCAAGTCACGTGAGGCAGTTGATCGCCGAGGTATCTGTGAGCAGCGGCGCTGGAAACGTGGCAGACTATTTCCCGATCCTTCGTTGGATGACGAGTTACGAGAAGCAAGTGAAAGAGCTAGCTGGTCGGGTCGACGGGTTCTTGCAGAGCCTGGTGGACGAGAAACGTGCGGAGAAAGTAAAGGGCAACACTATGATCGATCACTTGCTTTCTCTCCAAGAAACTCAGCCTGATTACTACACAGATGTTATCATCAAAGGAATCATAGTC GTTATGATAATTGCCGGGACTGATACATCAGGAGGAACGTTAGAATGGGCGATGGCCAACTTGTTGAACCATCCAGAAGTATTAAAAAGGGCAAGGACCGAGATCGATGAGCAGATCGGTTCAGACAGGTTGATAGAGGAACAAGACATTGCGAAGCTTCCTTATCTACGGAACATTATGTCAGAGACTCTACGGCTATATCCTGTGGTTCCAATGCTTCTCCCTCACATGGCGTCAGAAGACTGCAAGGTGGCAGGGTACGACGTCCCACGTGGCACGATGGTATTGGTGAACGCGTGGGCCATACATAGAGATCCAAAAATGTGGGAAGAGGCGGAGAAGTTCAAGCCAGAGAGGTTTGAGAAGGAAGGTGAGGATAAAAAGATGTTGTCTTTTGGGATGGGACGACGAGCTTGTCCTGGGTCAGGGCTAGCTCAGCGGCTTGTGACATTGGCTCTGGGTTCGTTGGTGCAGTGTTTCGATTGGGAGAGAGATGGAGAAAAATATGTGGACATGACAGAAGCTGAGAAGGGAACTATCATGCGCAAAGCTACACCGTTGAAAGCTATGTGCAGAGCTCGTCCCATTGTCCATAAGATTTTAGATGCTTCTTGTTCATAA
- the LOC108811698 gene encoding FACT complex subunit SSRP1, whose amino-acid sequence MTDVHSFNNISLSGRGGSSPGLLKINSGGIQWKKQGGGKAVEVDKSDIVGLSWMKVPRTNQLGVKTKDGLYYKFIGFRDQDVASLTSFFQSAFGKTPEEKQLSVSGRNWGEVDLNGNNLTFLVGGKQAFEVSLADVSQTQLQGKNDVLLEFHVDDTAGANEKDSLMEISFHIPNTNTQFVGDETRPPAQVFHDNILKVADVGAGVEEAVVTFEGIAILTPRGRYNVELHLSFLRLQGQANDFKIQYSSVVRLFLLPKSNQPHTFVVISLDPPIRKGQTLYPHIVMQFETDSVVESELSISDDLMNTRFKDKLERSYKGLIHEVFTTVLRWLSGAKITKPGKFRSSQDGFAVKSSLKAEDGVLYPLEKGFFFLPKPPTLILHDEIDYVEFERHAAGGANMHYFDLSIRLKTDHEHLFRNIQRNEYHNLYSFISSKGLKIMNLGGAGTAEGVAAVLQDNDDDDAVDPHLERIRNQAADESDEEDEDFVGAEDDDGGSPTDDSGEDDDSDASDADGGEKEKSFKKEPKKEASSSKGLPLKKKAMATEEGGSSKKKTQKKKKDPNAPKKAMSGFMYFSQMERDNIKKANPGIGFGEIGKVLGDKWRQMSAEEKEPYEAKAQVDKKRYKDEISDYKNPQPMLVDSGNDSDSN is encoded by the exons ATGACGGACGTTCATTCCTTCAACAATATCTCCCTCAGTGGCCGCGGCGGATCG AGCCCCGGACTACTCAAGATCAACTCTGGAGGGATTCAATGGAAGAAGCAAGGCGGTGGCAAAGCTGTGGAAGTCGACAAATCCGATATTGTAGGTTTGAGCTGGATGAAGGTTCCGAGGACTAACCAGCTTGGTGTCAAAACCAAAGATGGGTTGTACTATAAGTTCATTGGCTTTCGTGAtcag GATGTTGCGAGCCTGACTAGTTTTTTCCAAAGCGCGTTTGGGAAAACACCTGAGGAGAAACAGCTTTCTGTTAGTGGTCGTAATTGGGGAGAGGTTGATTTGAATG GGAACAATCTGACGTTTTTGGTTGGTGGGAAGCAAGCTTTTGAAGTGTCTCTGGCTGATGTTTCACAGACTCAGCTTCAAGGGAAGAACGACGTCTTGTTGGAGTTTCATGTTGATGATACTGCTGGTGCTAATGAG AAAGACTCGTTGATGGAGATAAGTTTTCATATTCCTAATACCAACACTCAGTTTGTTGGTGATGAGACTCGTCCCCCTGCTCAA GTTTTCCATGACAATATCTTGAAAGTGGCTGATGTTGGCGCTGGAGTTGAGGAGGCTGTCGTCACTTTTGAGGGTATTGCAATCCTCACTCCCAG GGGTCGGTACAATGTGGAGCTTCACCTTTCTTTCTTGCGTTTGCAAGGACAAGCGAATGACTTTAAAATTCAATACAGTAGTGTTGTCCGCTTGTTTCTGCTTCCAAAG TCAAACCAGCCACACACGTTTGTTGTTATCTCTCTAGACCCACCAATCCGGAAAGGTCAGACCCTGTACCCCCACATTGTGATGCAG tttgagaCCGACTCCGTTGTCGAAAGTGAGCTCTCAATTAGTGATGATCTTATGAATACAAGGTTCAAGGACAAGTTGGAGCGATCATATAAG GGTCTCATTCATGAAGTGTTCACTACCGTGTTGCGTTGGCTGTCTGGTGCGAAGATCACTAAACCAGGGAAGTTCCGCAGTTCCCAAGACGGGTTTGCAGTGAAATCATCTCTCAAGGCAGAAGATGGTGTTCTTTATCCTCTCGAGAAGGGCTTCTTCTTTTTACCTAAACCTCCAACGCTTATACTTCATGATGAG ATCGACTATGTGGAGTTTGAAAGACATGCTGCTGGTGGTGCTAACATGCATTACTTCGATCTTTCCATAAGACTCAAAACCGATCATGAGCATCTGTTCCGGAATATTCAGAGGAATGAGTATCACAATCTCTATTCCTTCATAAG CTCTAAAGGTTTGAAGATTATGAACCTTGGAGGTGCGGGTACCGCAGAAGGTGTAGCTGCTGTTCTTCAGGATAACGATGATGACGATGCTGTTGACCCTCATCTTGAGCGTATCAGAAACCAAGCTGCTGATGAGAGTGATGAGGAG GACGAAGACTTTGTTGGGGCTGAGGATGACGACGGTGGCTCACCGACTGATGATTCTGGCGAGGACGATGACTCTGATGCTAGTGACGCTGATGGAGGCGAGAAAGAG AAATCGTTTAAGAAGGAGCCCAAGAAAGAGGCTTCGTCTTCAAAAGGATTGCCTCTGAAGAAGAAAGCGATGGCCACAGAAGAAGGTGGCAGTAGTAAGAAGAAGacgcagaagaagaagaaggatccCAATGCACCTAAAAAGGCAATGTCTGGTTTCATGTACTTCTCTCAAATGGAAAGAGAC AACATAAAGAAGGCTAACCCAGGAATAGGGTTTGGAGAGATAGGAAAGGTGCTTGGAGATAAGTGGCGTCAGATGTCTG CTGAGGAAAAGGAGCCGTATGAAGCTAAGGCGCAAGTTGACAAGAAGCGATACAAGGATGAGATTAGTGATTACAAGAACCCTCAGCCCATGCTTGTAGACTCTGGAAACGACTCCGACAGTAACTAA
- the LOC108813706 gene encoding V-type proton ATPase subunit d1, with amino-acid sequence MYGFEALTFNIHGGYLEAIVRGHRAGLLTTADYNNLCQCENLDDIKMHLSATKYGPYLQNEPSPLHTTTIVEKCTLKLVDDYKHMLCQATEPMSTFLEYIRYGHMIDNVVLIVTGTLHERDVQELIEKCHPLGMFDSIATLAVAQNMRELYRLVLVDTPLAPYFSECLTSEDLDDMNIEIMRNTLYKAYLEDFYKFCQKLGGATAEIMSDLLAFEADRRAVNITINSIGTELTREDRKKLYSNFGLLYPYGHEELAICEDIDQVRGVMEKYPPYQAIFSKMSYGESQMLDKAFYEEEVRRLCLAFEQQFHYGVFFAYMRLREQEIRNLMWISECVAQNQKSRIHDSVVYMF; translated from the exons ATGTACGGATTCGAGGCGCTTACGTTCAACATCCACGGCGGATACTTGGAGGCGATCGTGAGGGGCCACCGTGCTGGTCTTCTCACCACCGCCGATTACAACAATCTGTGCCAGTGTGAAAACCTTGACGACATCAAGATGCACCTCTCCGCCACCAAGTACGGCCCTTACCTCCAAAACG AACCGTCACCACTGCATACGACCACAATTGTGGAGAAGTGCACTCTCAAGCTTGTTGATGATTATAAGCATATGCTTTGTCAAGCAACTGAGCCTATGTCTACCTTCTTGGAGTACATCAG ATACGGCCACATGATTGACAACGTCGTGCTGATTGTTACTGGAACGCTCCACGAGAGAGATGTTCAAGAGCTGATCGAGAAATGTCACCCTTTAGGCATGTTTGATAG CATTGCCACGCTGGCAGTTGCTCAGAACATGAGGGAGCTCTATAGGTTGGTACTTGTGGATACTCCTCTGGCTCCATATTTCTCTGAATGCTTAACCTCAGAG GATTTGGATGACATGAACATTGAGATTATGAGGAACACGCTCTACAAAGCATACCTTGAGGATTTTTACAAGTTCTGTCAG AAACTTGGTGGGGCAACAGCAGAGATAATGTCTGACCTTCTTGCCTTCGAAGCTGACAGAAGAGCTGTGAACATCACCATCAACAG CATTGGCACTGAGCTTACAAGAGAAGACAGGAAGAAACTGTACTCTAACTTTGGTCTCCT CTATCCATATGGTCACGAGGAGCTTGCTATCTGCGAAGACATAGATCAG GTTCGTGGTGTTATGGAGAAATACCCTCCTTACCAAGCAATATTCTCCAAGATGTCTTACGGAGAGAGCCAAATGCTCGACAAGGCGTTTTATGAAGAAGAAGTCAGAAGGCTTTGCTTAGCCTTTGAGCAGCAG TTCCATTACGGGGTGTTCTTTGCGTATATGAGGTTGAGAGAGCAGGAGATCAGGAACCTGATGTGGATATCGGAGTGTGTTGCACAGAACCAGAAGTCAAGGATCCACGACAGTGTTGTCTACATGTTCTGA